Proteins encoded in a region of the Planifilum fimeticola genome:
- a CDS encoding CtsR family transcriptional regulator: protein MPSISDIIEHHLKKILDQSRSGIIEIKRSELADRFQCVPSQINYVISTRFTVEKGYIVESKRGGGGYIRIRRVRLGSPGSVYDLLLRQIGGAISQAQAEDIIDRLREEELMTPREARLMRRIIARDVMQLPVPLRDQVRARIMRAMVTILFAGKGE from the coding sequence GATCCTCGACCAAAGCCGGTCCGGGATCATCGAGATCAAGCGGAGCGAGCTGGCCGACCGGTTTCAGTGCGTTCCTTCGCAGATCAACTACGTGATTAGCACCCGTTTTACGGTGGAAAAAGGGTATATAGTGGAGAGCAAGCGAGGGGGCGGCGGCTACATCCGGATTCGCAGGGTGCGGCTGGGTTCCCCGGGGAGCGTCTACGATCTCCTGCTGCGCCAGATCGGCGGGGCGATCAGCCAGGCCCAAGCGGAGGACATCATCGATCGGCTTCGGGAGGAAGAGCTGATGACCCCCCGGGAGGCCCGACTCATGCGGCGCATCATCGCCCGTGACGTCATGCAGCTGCCGGTGCCTCTGCGGGATCAAGTTCGCGCCCGGATCATGCGGGCGATGGTGACCATCCTATTCGCGGGAAAAGGAGAGTGA
- a CDS encoding UvrB/UvrC motif-containing protein, with translation MLCDECGKRMATLHFTKIINGEKTEYHLCEECAKEKGEKFTGLDTGFSFQDLLSGLLNPDLSQGSRSERVQSTGLRCPTCGLTYGQFAKMGRFGCMDCYRTFKDRLDPLFRRVHGHTSHRGKVPERTGGRLKIHREIERLKAELSRCVQAEEFEEAARLRDRIRELQGKLDS, from the coding sequence ATGTTATGCGACGAGTGCGGCAAACGAATGGCCACCCTGCATTTCACGAAAATCATCAACGGTGAAAAGACGGAGTATCACCTGTGTGAAGAGTGCGCCAAGGAAAAAGGGGAGAAATTTACCGGGCTGGATACCGGATTCAGCTTTCAGGATCTCTTGTCGGGCCTTCTCAACCCCGACCTTTCCCAGGGGAGCAGGTCGGAACGGGTCCAATCCACCGGACTTCGCTGTCCGACCTGCGGTTTGACCTACGGACAATTTGCCAAGATGGGTCGTTTTGGATGCATGGACTGTTACCGGACCTTTAAGGATCGGCTGGATCCCTTGTTCCGCCGGGTTCACGGGCACACCTCCCATCGGGGCAAGGTTCCGGAGCGAACCGGTGGAAGGTTGAAGATCCATCGGGAGATCGAACGGCTGAAGGCCGAACTTTCCCGGTGTGTTCAGGCCGAGGAATTTGAGGAAGCGGCCCGCCTGCGCGACCGGATTCGGGAACTGCAGGGAAAATTGGACAGTTAG